A section of the bacterium genome encodes:
- the rsmI gene encoding 16S rRNA (cytidine(1402)-2'-O)-methyltransferase, which yields MTGILYLVATPIGNLEDITLRALRVLKEVDLIAAEDTRHTGQLLKHFDIKKPLCSFYSHNQEQRSPELVEKLLAGRQVALVTDAGTPGISDPAVSLVAQAVRAGIRIVPIPGATALISALVCSGLDPSRFLFLGFLPIKSGKRARLLEELKEGSATLVMYESPHRIAKTLSDLAAAFSPRQAVLGRELTKIYEEFERGDIAELAQQYQTKKPRGEYVIVIDGKAG from the coding sequence ATGACAGGCATTTTGTATTTGGTGGCCACGCCCATCGGCAATCTGGAGGACATCACCCTCAGGGCGCTGAGGGTCCTAAAGGAAGTGGACCTGATAGCGGCCGAGGACACCAGGCATACCGGCCAGCTGCTGAAACATTTTGACATCAAAAAACCGCTGTGCTCTTTTTATTCCCACAACCAGGAGCAAAGGTCGCCGGAGCTGGTGGAAAAGCTTTTGGCCGGCCGGCAGGTGGCCCTGGTGACCGACGCCGGTACCCCCGGGATCAGCGACCCGGCGGTGAGCCTGGTGGCCCAGGCGGTCAGGGCCGGGATCAGGATAGTGCCCATTCCCGGCGCCACCGCGCTGATCTCCGCCCTGGTCTGCTCCGGGCTGGACCCCAGCCGGTTCCTGTTCCTGGGATTCCTGCCCATAAAGTCCGGAAAAAGGGCCCGGTTGCTGGAAGAGCTCAAGGAGGGCTCCGCCACTCTGGTGATGTACGAGTCGCCGCACCGGATCGCCAAAACCCTGTCCGACCTGGCCGCAGCCTTCTCGCCCCGCCAGGCGGTATTGGGCCGGGAGCTCACCAAAATATACGAGGAATTCGAACGGGGCGACATCGCCGAGCTGGCTCAACAGTATCAGACCAAAAAG